Within the Canis lupus familiaris isolate Mischka breed German Shepherd chromosome 26, alternate assembly UU_Cfam_GSD_1.0, whole genome shotgun sequence genome, the region gctgccggCGCTCCGGGGGCCGGGGCTCGGCGTGGTCGGCTCGGCGGGGGCCGGGCTGCCGGAGAGCGTCATTTGGGCGGTCAACGCGGGCGGCGAGGCTCATGTGGACGTGCACGGGATCCACTTCCGCAAGGACCCTTTGGAAGGCCGGGTGGGCCGAGGTGAGAGCCCCTCAGCCGAACCGCGGGATCCAGGGCCTGCCGTGCTGGGCTCAGCCGGGCTAGGCTTGCGGGCCCTGAGCCCCCTCCTCGATCCTGGGGCCACGTCTCTGGAGCCAAGTCTCTCTCTGCAGTTTCCTCAGGGACCCGGTCCGAGCTCAGAGCCTAGCGCTGGCTCCAAGCTGAGAAGAGCGATTGAGGCAGAGTTGGCGAGAAGTTATATTTGGACCTCACATCCTGCGTTTCTTAACCCCTGGCTTCCACCCGATGGGGTAATGTGAAGACGAGGGCGGCCTGTTGCCATCTCGAGGCCTCACGGGTTGTAGGTTAACAACAGTGTCCCAGGCCTGGGTGGTTTTGCCCTCCTACCAAGACAGTCCCTGGTAGATGCCTGCCAGCCCAGAAACCAGCCGTCTTCCTTACCCCTTCTTCAGGAGCGGGGCTTGATTCTTAGCCAGAATAGAAAGGAATCTTTGAAGAGGATGGGCCAGAAAAGTTTGATTGtagcctcctcctgccctcctccccacctccttctaGAGCTAGGGATATGTGTGCAAAAAGGTGGAAGCTGAGGCCGCCCCAGAGGGTGGTTATACTGAAGCCATCCTGCACGTGAGGCTGATAGAGTGTCAACTGGATCAACTAGTGTAAGATCTGGGTATTCTGTCCAAGAGTGTGTAGAGCCTACCTTAAGTGGCCTTGAGAGGTCGGATCCCCAGTGTATGGGAAAAATGATTTTGACTTAACTGACAGAGCAACAGCAGTTTTTACAGAGCCACACAGTTGTCAAAAGCTAGTGTAAGAATTGCTGTGGGAGCTggttaaaaaaatgcaaattccagaCCCAATAGATTAAGCCCACGTTTCTACATCAGAGGCTTCACCCCAGACCAGACGTGGGGTGAATCTGCTCTAGACTCTGTTTCTTTTGTAAGTGGGATTGGACAACAGGTTTAAGAGGGAAGTTCCTTGCTTCATGTGTTAGAAGGGGAGATTTATGTTGTATGCTGGGTTCAGAAGCTGCCAAATTGGCAGTATGCCATCtccagaaaaccaagaaacagactttctctcattctttccacAATGCCCAGATTTGGCTCTTGCCTTTAGGAAAGAGTTTAACTTAGTTCTTCTAAGTTAATTGCAGTGTCCTGGAGTTTGTTACATTAGCAAGTTTATTGCTTCCATACATGTGAGGGTGTTGGGACACAGGACTGTTTTCTGAAGTTCTATGTTTGTCTTGGAATTTAGTTAGCCCTGGCATGTAGGTCTCAGTAGCCTGGGTTCAGCTGAGTCAGGGCTCCGTGCTTTAGCAGCTTGTAACAGCAGCCAAAGCTCGGCTTAACATGAGCGGGAGGTCATTGCTATCTCCATCCTGGacccttcctctttcttcatgggtgtgggcagggaggaaggatcCCTTGAGGAAACTAGAGACCGTTTGTGGACTTTGCCTCTTGAGATAGTAGTGGTAAGGACAGTGTGcagatggtttctttcacttaacagACACCAGGCTTCACATAGGTTACATTATCCTATTAGGTTCATTATGTAGAGGAAAAAGCTAAGATCATACAGGTTTAGTCCCCAGCTTCTCTTCTTATACAGAAATCCTGGTTTTAATCTGCCGGGGCAGGTGATTttgaaggggggcgggggggggggggacgctgCTGTTGCTGGTCAGTAGTCAGCCAGTCTTGGTGTCCTTGGGTTATTGGTTCAATGGTTGCCATTCCTTTGGAGGAGATTATTGTAGCAGGTAAAATTTCATGAGACCTACCTACCAAAGCTTATGTGTACTGGACCCCTATCTTGGACCCCGGTCTTTAGGATACTCTATAAACCGTTTCCCTGCTCCACTCTTGTCAGAGTATGACCAGCATGGACCATGAAttggagcagtggggaggggtagatgAAGAGTGAAGGTTGGTTGTCAGCTGCAGCTTGGACCAGCTTGTTGCAACATTACACTTACTGGGTTCCTAGAGTAGCTTTTGGTGGCCTTAGATCTGGGGCTGAGATGTGATTCAGCTTCCACTCTCAGGAGGCAACTCTCTAGTTTCTTTCTGTACTAAGGAGTCGGCACCACCTAGAGAAGTTTAGCTGTTCACTCTGCCCGCCCTTCTCTGGTAGGCAGAGAAGGTAGGTTGTGCCAGGTATTTGGAGACCCTTGCTTCATGCAGCTATTTACAGTAATTGCAGTAGGAGCTGtatgtcttatttcttttgcCACATGCCTGTGCTACTGTTTGCAGCATGCTGAAGAAAGTTCATTTTATGTTGACTGAATTCAGGTATTTGTTGCCAAGTTAATCCAGATAAGCGTTTGGCCTGCTTTTGAACTTGGTGTTTCTCTATAGTGTCTTTGTAGTTCAGCATTCTTGTAACTGTGAGTGGCCTAGGGCACCTTGTGGCTTTTGCTTTCAAAGGcactttataatatttattgaatttcattTCTGCCTTGAGAATAGCTGGTGCTTATAGGAGATACTTATAGCCTGGGAAAGGCATTTTCAACTTGTGTGCCTCACCAGATGGAAGTACCACTATAGAAAGTGTTTAGCAGTGCTCAACTTGGGATTTTGGCATGCTGAACATTCCAGGTTCTTTTTAACTTGCTCATTCTGGGTTCCTCCTGGCTCAGGAGGAAAAGACCTGGTTATTTGGCCTGAGGGCATAGAACTTGGCTTGGTTTTAGGAGAGAGTATTTCCTCTTCATAGAAAGATACCTGGTGATCATTTGTATGACTTTGAAGAACATGCTTTACTTCTTTGGGTCTTGTTTTCCTTATTAGTATAACTTATCATGCTTTAGAAATCAGTGGCCCTGAGTCTGAAAACTGTCATGTCCAGAGTGGGTTAAAGTGTCTCTACTTTTTCTGTGCTCAGTGACCTTTTACATGAAGTTACAACCAGGGCAGAACATGGCTCCAGAGGGGCAAAAAGGTGGCTAAGAGCCTGAGCCTATCAGATTACTAATTCTGCAAGCCTAAGGAAGACCCTTTTCTGGGCAGACTTCTTTTTGCCTGGGGAAGGATTTGACTTTGTGGACACAAGAGCTTAAAAGAGGATGAGAGTCACTGCTCCCTCTGATTTGCTTAAGGCCATGGGATTTGTTTAGAATTCTCTTCCTATACTGTCACCTAAGAGGCAGGCTTCATTTACAGGCCCTCCAAGTAGCAGAAGTTCACAGGTAGAGAATTTAGGTAAGTGGTATTCCCATTCTACAGGTGAGAAAGTACCTGGAGAGAATAATTTGTTCCAAATCACACagtaggtggcagagccaggattcaaatccaggcttgTCTTACTGTAAAGCTGGGACTGAATTTTCCAAGCAGCCTGGCTCCTCCATTGTCCCTGAGGTAAGAAGCAGCAGACATAATGTAGGCCCTTTGGCCCCCTTCCTTTCTGGTTAACTGTCTGACCTATATTGTGCCAACTTCAGCAGTGTGCTGATTGTGTACACTTCACTGTACTCAGAGAAATCTGTTTAGCTGTGAATATGTAAACTctaagggggaaagaaaaaaatcctttttgctGCTGCGTCTCTTGGGGCTTGGGCAAATGCAACTTTGTATGTGGCAAACCTCCTGGGAAAGCCACTTGggctttaaaggaaaaatatttaaaggtaatTCCAAGGTTGTTAAGTAGTTTTTATTCACATGGCTGAGTTTTGTTAGTTGTGAGACTAAGGCTGTTACAGATTACATTTCTGTCAGCTTCTCGCTTTTTCCACTCTGCAAGAAAAAAGATtccccacacatacacaaaattttcTGTGTATCTAAAAAGCAAATCTAGTTATGTTTCAGAGTTGTAAAGATCATGGTCCTCATGGAAGAAGGAAATTCTTAGAAATCAAGTGGAAGAGAAATAGCAGTCTTTTAATCTTTATGGGTTTGTGCTCTGGTGTAATGGTTTGAGCCTGGGAAAGAGCTGAGGCATGTTGGCAGTACATCCTTTGTTAATGTTACTTAGGCAcccttctttgatttcttgagaagaaacaagaagaaaaaaatctgaagacaaAAGTGCAGTGAGTTTCCTGTTGCATTGTCTCATCAGGTCCATCTGATGTCATGGCTAACTGTTCACTTACAGGAACTGTTAACCGTTATGTCTATTGGCTTGACCTTAGCCACTGGCTCTTTTAGTTACTCTTTTAACCTCCCTTGGAGATAAAGATCCCCTTGGAGTTTTGGTGATTCAGAAGATAAGGCTCCAGGGATGACTGCTTTGGACATCTCCCAAAGGATCCAGGTGCCAAATATCTTCAGAGTCACTGTGTGAGATTGGAAGGTGGTCTTGAAATCTTAATTCCAGGCTAGAGGAGAGAGTGGGCCTGTGTACCAAAATCATTGCTAAGTCTGTAGTTTGGAGAGTAGATTTATGGAGCACTGGAAAGCCTCATTGTGTTTACATGATAAAGGAGTCAGAGAAGCTACTCTGTCTTGGAAGGAGGAAGCATAGCTATTCATCTCTGGGGCTGGAGTGTGGTGTCTTATGTTTGAGGAAAGCCCCCAGTTTAGTTTGttattgggggggtggggttgaaAAATATAGGTAGTCTTGTCTCCTGTCAAGGTTGGGGGAGGAAGCTGGGGGCAATAGTGGTTTTTGGCTCTTCTGATGCTGACTCAAGGTATGTaacttttcacctttttttttttttttaacgtaagctctatgcccaatgtggggcttgaatatTCATGTCTCTGAGATTAATAGTTgcatgccctaccaactgagccactcaggcacctctaactttttaattttacccTGCCTTATTCCTTCTCAGTCTGTGAAATGAGAAAGGTGGCTCCCCAAGGACGTGGGCATCTTAGGCCAGAGGTGCCAGTAGGACCTTGGCAAATTTTTTCTTGCTAGGATGGCCCTAGCTATCTGGAGAGAAtagcagggcttttttttttttttttttttttttttaaagattttatttatttattcatgatagtcacagagagagagagagaggcagagacacaggcagagggagaagcaggctccatgcaccgggagcccgatgtgggattcgatcccgggtctccaggatcgcgccctgggccaaaggcaggcgccaaaccgctgcgccacccagggatccccccgaatAGCAGGGCTTTACTGCTCTGCAGGCACCTcctttgttgctgttgttcagCAAATCATATTGAGTGCCAGGGACCTTGTTAGGTGCTGGGGACAAAGTaggaactttttttcttcttttagtttaACTGGGGGAATGTGCAAAAGAGAATAGGTGAAATTGAATTTTGTGAGTTTGTGGGAAGTAAGATGTTTACATGTAAAGGAAATCAGAAAGCATCACACCTTTCTTTTTATGAGCTTGTTTCTCTTTACCAGCCTTGGAACTTTgtgaatgaaaattataaaaagcaacTAAGCTGGTATCTTACTTGCAGTAAAGACAATGCAGAAATGACTTTCCTAACATATCCTGTTTGTTTTAGACTCGAGcttttctgaatgaaaaaaaaaaaaaaacaaccaacacaTTCTTTGAACTTAATCATCTTGCAGAGTTCTTGGCCAACCCCCCTGTTTTATGAGGTTTCTTTGAAGCTCCCTTCTTAGGGAGCCAGGAGCTGTAGCTATCGCCTGTTTTCTTCTGTCACGCTCTGAGCAGTTGaggaaaggcattttttttttaaagatttatttatttattcatgatagacatagagagagagaggcagagacacaggcagaggaagaagcaggctccatgttgggagccccatacgggactcgatcctgggacttcaggatcacgccctgggccaaaggcaggtgccaaaccgctgagccacccagggattcctgaggAAAGGCATTTTAACAGGCTTTTTAAAAGTTCCACTCTGAGGGTTTGAGAGCTGATGGGGTGATtattgtttggtttcttttactttACTCTTCCTTGGTAATAggtctctgattcttttttttttttttaagattttatttatttattcatagagacacacacacacacagagagagagggagagagagagagagaggcagagacacaggcagagggagaagcaggttccatgcagggagcctgatgtgggactcgatcccaggtctctgatTCTTGAATGTCTTTGTGTCTGGTCTCTTTAGAaccaggcacagagagggtgGCCCCTTCTGGGCGTGTTACTAGCATTGTCCTGGAAATGGCTCTGTCAGTTCTGGGGTCTTTGCTCTTTTTGTGTGTCTTGCCTCTGATGTGGTTTCTCCTTGTCTTTTGTCCCCAGCCTCCGACTATGGTATGAAACTGCCAATCCTGCGTTCCAACCCTGAGGACCAGATCCTGTATCAAACAGAGCGGTACAATGAGGAGACTTTTGGCTACGAAGTGCCCATCAAGGAGGAGGGGGACTACGTGCTGGTGTTGAAATTTGCTGAGGTCTACTTTGCACAGTCCCAGCAGAAGGTGAGGCCTGATCAGTGGGACATTGCCACTCTTGGATAGTCCCCTGCTATGGGCCAGAGAATGTAAGAGCCTCCCCAGAAGGGAGGAACAGGTGAGCTTTAAGGAAAAGCTGGATTCCTTCTGCCCCTAGAGAAGCAATGTCCCATTGCTCACTAAGCTGCACTTGGCTCTGGGGGTTGGTGACAGAAGGCAATGCCAGAATCTTCATTCTTGACAACTAAATGATCCTGGTTGTCAGTGCCttcttgtttttagttttattcttttcctgcctctttttGCAAATTTTCTTCTATCCACGTTGagctttttgtttctgttctctgTTCCCTAAGACCAGTATGAGACCTCGACAGTGAAGGAACATGGCTTTGATTTGGTTCATGTAAAGAACTTTGTACCCTTGACTATACCCAGCCCTGTCatcttaaacattatttctgaatttgaaaCCCAGGCAGGTACATGATCTCACACTGCTAAAGGGGTATGACGCTGATGGTTTTGacattgtctcttttttttaatcgtGGAAGGTATTTGATGTGCGATTGAATGGCCACGTCGTGGTGAAGGACTTGGATATCTTTGATCGTGTTGGGCACAGCACAGCTCATGATGAAATCATCCCTATGAGCATCAGAAAGGGGAAGCTGAGTGTCCAAGGGGAGGTGTCCACCTTCACAGGGAAACTCTATATCGAGTTTGTTAAGGTaacgctctccctctgccctcccagttgagaaaatgttaaaaagaatggATTCGGGGGAATGTTTACTGCTGTGTGGTACTGACCGTGGTTTCCCATTTCCTAGGGGTACTATGACAATCCCAAAGTTTGTGCACTCTACATCATGGCTGGGACAGTGGATGGTAAGTGGTGTCTTTTTTGCCTTGGGCTGAAGGATATGGTTGAGGAAACCCTTGGGGGAGTACTTTAGCTGATCAGTATTGTGAAAACATTTAAAGCcaaattgtttatattccccaaatgaatgagaacatataatgtttgtccttctccgactgacttacttcactcagcataataccctccagttccatccacgttgaagcaaatggtgggtatttgtcatttctaatagctgagtaatattccattgtatacataaaccacatcttctttatccattcatctttcatatgttctcattcatttggggaatataaataatagtgaaagggaatataagggaagggagaagaaatgtgtgggaaatatcagaaagggagacagaacataaagactgctaactctgggaaacgaactaggggtggtagaaggggaggagggcggggggtgggagtgaatgggtgatgggcactgggggttattctgtatgttagtaaattgaacaccaataaaaaataaattaaaaaaaaaaaaaggaaaaaaaaaaaaaagccaaattgtGAGGAATCCAGAGCCAGATGAATGGGGATGAAGTGTAGCATGGTGTTGGCCCTAAGCTTTGGAATAAGGTCTGGATTCAAATTTTGCTGTTGCCACTTAATCAGCTCTTTGGTtttggacaaattccttgaactTTATTGTAAATTTGGCTTAATAATGGTACCTCCTGGTGTGCCCTGAACCTTGCGGTCTTTTGGAATTGCCTAAAACTTgttcttactctctttctctgacaTCTATTTCTTGGGggcaaaaagggaaaaagcaaaagaaggagTCCTTTAGCGCTTTGGTCTGCTCTGAGAGAGTCCAGAATTGCTGGACTGCACTGGCCAAAAGTTCACTTACTAATGTCTCCTTGTTTTGGGGATCTAACCTTAGGGTGTATTGCTTTCTCAGCATTGAGATGATCCTGGGCACCAGCTTCCCAGGCTGATTTATTGCAGAGAAAGCTTATGTCTTAGTGACTTTTCTCCTCTATTCTATCTCTG harbors:
- the MLEC gene encoding malectin isoform X1, which gives rise to MLGAWAVEGAAVALLRLLLLLLLPALRGPGLGVVGSAGAGLPESVIWAVNAGGEAHVDVHGIHFRKDPLEGRVGRASDYGMKLPILRSNPEDQILYQTERYNEETFGYEVPIKEEGDYVLVLKFAEVYFAQSQQKVFDVRLNGHVVVKDLDIFDRVGHSTAHDEIIPMSIRKGKLSVQGEVSTFTGKLYIEFVKGYYDNPKVCALYIMAGTVDDVPKLQPHPGLEKKEEEEEEEEYDEGSNLKRQTNKNRVQSGPRTPNPYASDNSSLMFPILVAFGVFIPTLFCLCRL
- the MLEC gene encoding malectin isoform X3; the encoded protein is MKLPILRSNPEDQILYQTERYNEETFGYEVPIKEEGDYVLVLKFAEVYFAQSQQKVFDVRLNGHVVVKDLDIFDRVGHSTAHDEIIPMSIRKGKLSVQGEVSTFTGKLYIEFVKGYYDNPKVCALYIMAGTVDDVPKLQPHPGLEKKEEEEEEEEYDEGSNLKRQTNKNRVQSGPRTPNPYASDNSSLMFPILVAFGVFIPTLFCLCRL
- the MLEC gene encoding malectin isoform X2 yields the protein MASDYGMKLPILRSNPEDQILYQTERYNEETFGYEVPIKEEGDYVLVLKFAEVYFAQSQQKVFDVRLNGHVVVKDLDIFDRVGHSTAHDEIIPMSIRKGKLSVQGEVSTFTGKLYIEFVKGYYDNPKVCALYIMAGTVDDVPKLQPHPGLEKKEEEEEEEEYDEGSNLKRQTNKNRVQSGPRTPNPYASDNSSLMFPILVAFGVFIPTLFCLCRL